The Nycticebus coucang isolate mNycCou1 chromosome 10, mNycCou1.pri, whole genome shotgun sequence sequence GCCAAGCCCATCAGTTCTAGCCATTCTAAACTAGGTTTCCATGGTCTAAGGCCTGAATCCTTTCCAATGCTAGAGAGGCCACCAGTCTGTTCCTCTGTCCCCAGGTCCTATGGGCAGGGATTACTGGTACTGACTCCATTTCTGGGCAGCAAAGAGCCAGGAAAACCACAGGGCAGCCACGGGGACAGTCCCCTTCCACTCCTGTAGCCTACATTTCCCACTTGGACTGCTTACCTGAATCCTGTGTGGTTGAAATGACATGGGGGCTGGTTCCTGGTGTCCAAGGTGCCTCTTGGGGGACTGGGCTGAAAGGAGGGCACCGGAGGGTGCTGGAAAGTGGGGCAGACCGGAGGGGGAGTGTCAGGTCCAGGTGAGACAGGGTAGATCAGAAGCTGGTGTTGCTGTGGCCTTGATCCTCTGTTGTGTGATGTGATGGGCAGCCACCCTTTGCTCCAGCCTCACAGGGACCCAGTTCTGAAGTCCCTCCCAGGTCCCACCCCAGCTGGGGACATTCACACTTATTCAACCTCCCAGACTCCCAACCTAGCCAGGGATGTCTGCACTTCCTCTAGGAGACCCTCATCCCTGGCACAGCCTTAACCGCACCCATTTCCTGCCCATCAGCATCGGGTTCCTCCTTCACATTGCAGCTGAGCTGCGTGGAACCCTCTATCCTGGTGTCTTGTGGACTCTCCCCAGGGGCTGCTCCAGGGGACTCCACTGTCCCTGAGGGATGGGGGCTCCTCAAAGACTCCTCTGTCTTCTGGACTGTAGGGAGTACCTCCCGCTTCAGGATGTGGGCTGTGATCTGAGGAGAAGAGGAGAGTCACAGGGGCTCTAGCTTTGGTTGGTCTCTCCAAGAAGCCAATGCCAGCCCATACTCACCCAGCCAAGCAACTGCCCAGGGTCATGCTGCAGCCCCTCGACCAGGGAAGCAGCCGCCTCAGGGCTGCCTGGCTGCTGACCTCGAACCCATGCCTGGATCTCAGGAGGCAGCACGCCCAGAAACTGCTCCAGCACCAGCAGCTCCACCATCTGCTCCTTGGAGTGGGTATCAGGACGAAGCCACTGGCAACACAGCTCTCTCAGCTGGGTCAGGGCCTCTTGGGGACCTGCCACCTCCTGGTAGCAGAACCCCCGAAAGCGCAGGCGTGCAGCCTCAGGCTCTTTGAAGGTGGTCTGAGGGTCCATGAGAGGCAGGCATGGGGGACCCAGAGAGGATGGCATTCTTGTTCAAGAGGGTCTTCTTGTAGTTACAAAGATGGACCTACATGAGAGGAGAAGCCAGGGCATCAGTCAAGAGGTCCATCCCAGACAGCTAAGGCCAGACAGAATAGATGATGAGGGTGTAAGTAGGGGAGGACAGGAAATCTTTATGGAGGGAAGGGACTGCAGGATGAACACAATGAGAACTGATAGCAGGAAGCAGGTTTGGGGACAAATGCCTGGAAGCAAAGTGTCCAGGGAGCTTCTAGGAAATTGCAAGACTGTTGGGAGGTGATGGTGAAGGGATAGGAATGGGGAATTTTCACAGGCTGCC is a genomic window containing:
- the ZNF446 gene encoding zinc finger protein 446 isoform X3; its protein translation is MPSSLGPPCLPLMDPQTTFKEPEAARLRFRGFCYQEVAGPQEALTQLRELCCQWLRPDTHSKEQMVELLVLEQFLGVLPPEIQAWVRGQQPGSPEAAASLVEGLQHDPGQLLGWITAHILKREVLPTVQKTEESLRSPHPSGTVESPGAAPGESPQDTRIEGSTQLSCNVKEEPDADGQEMAPSGALLSAQSPKRHLGHQEPAPMSFQPHRIQVMSKDVATSGAMSGQVPTGIGPGSQEEWGLLGPSQKELYWDAMLEKTMPDCAPYTGRVAAPTRGRAWDTRYGDQQQKPLSRKPYMCEQCGRGFDWKSVFVIHHRTHAGGQSARALDTQGDAGKLPQGPREPATSRQPRRSLAGPRSYACEECGRSFSWKSQLVIHRKSHAGQRRHFCSDCGHGFDWKSQLVIHRKSHRPEAL
- the ZNF446 gene encoding zinc finger protein 446 isoform X4, whose amino-acid sequence is MPSSLGPPCLPLMDPQTTFKEPEAARLRFRGFCYQEVAGPQEALTQLRELCCQWLRPDTHSKEQMVELLVLEQFLGVLPPEIQAWVRGQQPGSPEAAASLVEGLQHDPGQLLGWITAHILKREVLPTVQKTEESLRSPHPSGTVESPGAAPGESPQDTRIEGSTQLSCNVKEEPDADGQEMAPSGALLSAQSPKRHLGHQEPAPMSFQPHRIQVMSKDVATSGAMSGQVPTGIGPGSQEEWGLLGPSQKELYWDAMLEKVAAPTRGRAWDTRYGDQQQKPLSRKPYMCEQCGRGFDWKSVFVIHHRTHAGGQSARALDTQGDAGKLPQGPREPATSRQPRRSLAGPRSYACEECGRSFSWKSQLVIHRKSHAGQRRHFCSDCGHGFDWKSQLVIHRKSHRPEAL
- the ZNF446 gene encoding zinc finger protein 446 isoform X2 produces the protein MPSSLGPPCLPLMDPQTTFKEPEAARLRFRGFCYQEVAGPQEALTQLRELCCQWLRPDTHSKEQMVELLVLEQFLGVLPPEIQAWVRGQQPGSPEAAASLVEGLQHDPGQLLGWITAHILKREVLPTVQKTEESLRSPHPSGTVESPGAAPGESPQDTRIEGSTQLSCNVKEEPDADGQEMAPSGALLSAQSPKRHLGHQEPAPMSFQPHRIQVMSKDVATSGAMSGQVPTGIGPGSQEEWGLLGPSQKELYWDAMLEKYGSVVSLGLPPPPEAEPGTLGMGTNSRSRCPGSPTCANSAAVALTGNPCSSSTTGHTRVVRVRGRWTLRATQGSCHRAPGNQPLHDNPGDHWQGLAAMRVRSAGAASAGSRSWSSIARATLASGATFAVTVAMASTGSPSWLSIGRAIGLRPCEPLNRATPP